In Archangium violaceum, the following are encoded in one genomic region:
- a CDS encoding RNA polymerase sigma factor — protein sequence MSQVSSPRELREWVVRAARGETPAFSELYRRTRPLVARLTSSFAPLDPDEVEDVIQETYVRAFKALPRLKEPAAFEAWLLSIARNRARTRLERKGQTRRLGEENPDPQPETVALVPEALQLERDMAVVRQLIDELPEGEEKKTVYLFYVDGQLSAREIAEKLGVGKSAVTMRLERFRARIKQELLRRVLAGRWE from the coding sequence ATGAGTCAGGTGAGTTCCCCGAGGGAGTTGAGGGAGTGGGTGGTGCGGGCGGCACGGGGGGAGACGCCTGCCTTCAGCGAGCTGTACCGGCGGACCCGCCCCCTGGTGGCACGTTTGACCTCCAGCTTCGCCCCGCTGGACCCGGACGAGGTGGAAGACGTGATCCAGGAAACCTACGTGCGCGCCTTCAAGGCGCTCCCCCGGCTCAAGGAGCCGGCCGCCTTCGAGGCCTGGCTCCTGTCCATCGCCCGCAACCGGGCCCGGACCCGGCTCGAGCGCAAGGGCCAGACGCGCCGGCTCGGCGAGGAGAACCCCGACCCCCAGCCGGAGACGGTCGCCCTCGTCCCCGAGGCCCTCCAGCTCGAGCGCGACATGGCCGTGGTCCGCCAGCTCATCGACGAGCTGCCCGAGGGCGAGGAGAAGAAGACGGTGTACCTCTTCTATGTGGACGGCCAGCTGTCCGCCCGGGAGATCGCCGAGAAGCTTGGCGTAGGAAAGAGTGCCGTGACGATGCGCCTGGAGCGCTTCCGCGCCCGGATCAAGCAGGAGCTGCTCCGGCGCGTGCTCGCTGGACGGTGGGAGTAA
- the serC gene encoding 3-phosphoserine/phosphohydroxythreonine transaminase, which yields MRVINFNPGPAGLPLPALERARDELIDFQGSGMSIMEHSHRGKEYEAVHTETISLLTELLGIPDTHQVLFLTGGAAQQFAQVPMNFLPPGASADYLITGGWSEKAYEEAKLVGQARIAATTVLPDKRYVRVPRPDEVKVDPKAAYVHMTSNNTLYGTQWHTWPEVGDVPLVADMSSDFMWKPTDVSRFAFIYAGAQKNLGPSGVLIAVARKDFIARGRKDIPKIFRYSTHAENNSLYNTPPTLAIYLCRNVLAWAKQVGGLAQLEKWNREKGELLYGALDKHAGFYQAPVERESRSFMNVVFKLPSEALDDKFVAEAKKAGMVGLKGHRLTGGIRVSTYNAVSVDNVKTLVSFMEEFIRKNG from the coding sequence ATGCGCGTCATCAACTTCAACCCCGGCCCCGCTGGACTGCCCCTGCCCGCCCTGGAGCGGGCGCGGGACGAGCTGATCGATTTCCAGGGCTCCGGCATGTCCATCATGGAGCACAGCCACCGGGGCAAGGAGTACGAGGCGGTCCACACGGAGACCATCTCCCTGCTCACCGAGCTGCTGGGCATCCCGGACACCCACCAGGTGCTGTTCCTCACGGGAGGGGCCGCGCAGCAGTTCGCGCAGGTTCCGATGAACTTCCTGCCTCCGGGGGCCAGCGCGGACTACCTGATCACGGGGGGGTGGAGCGAGAAGGCCTATGAGGAGGCGAAGCTGGTGGGGCAGGCGCGCATCGCCGCCACCACGGTGTTGCCGGACAAGCGCTACGTGCGGGTGCCTCGGCCGGACGAGGTGAAGGTGGACCCGAAGGCCGCCTACGTGCACATGACGAGCAACAACACCCTCTACGGCACGCAGTGGCACACGTGGCCCGAGGTGGGGGACGTGCCGTTGGTGGCGGACATGAGCTCGGACTTCATGTGGAAGCCGACGGACGTGAGCCGCTTCGCGTTCATCTACGCGGGGGCGCAGAAGAACCTGGGCCCCTCGGGCGTCCTCATCGCGGTGGCCCGCAAGGACTTCATCGCCCGGGGACGCAAGGACATCCCGAAGATCTTCCGCTACTCGACGCACGCGGAAAACAACTCGCTCTACAACACGCCGCCGACCTTGGCCATCTACCTGTGCCGCAACGTGCTGGCGTGGGCGAAGCAGGTGGGAGGCCTGGCGCAGCTGGAGAAGTGGAACCGGGAGAAGGGCGAGCTGCTCTACGGGGCGTTGGACAAGCACGCGGGGTTCTACCAGGCGCCGGTGGAGAGGGAGTCGCGCTCGTTCATGAACGTGGTGTTCAAGCTGCCCTCGGAGGCGCTGGACGACAAGTTCGTGGCGGAGGCGAAGAAGGCGGGGATGGTGGGGCTCAAGGGACACCGGCTCACGGGAGGCATCCGCGTGTCCACGTACAACGCGGTGTCGGTGGACAACGTGAAGACGCTGGTCTCGTTCATGGAGGAGTTCATCCGCAAGAACGGGTAG
- a CDS encoding chalcone isomerase family protein, protein MKKNATLFAVVMAVVLALPAAAKEVAGVQFPDTVSAEGKELKLNGVGLRKKMVFKVYAVGLYAEKTSQNAQEVIGSDQVKRVRMAMLRDLDKKTITDAIVDGFKKNAKDKLPALQQRLDTFAAAIPDLKKGDELVLTYAPGKGTTIESKAGQKISVEGKDFADALFSVWLGQSPVDESLKDGMLGKE, encoded by the coding sequence ATGAAGAAGAACGCCACGCTGTTCGCCGTCGTGATGGCCGTAGTGCTCGCGCTGCCCGCCGCCGCCAAGGAGGTGGCGGGCGTGCAGTTCCCCGACACGGTGTCGGCCGAGGGGAAGGAGCTGAAGCTCAACGGGGTGGGCCTGCGCAAGAAGATGGTGTTCAAGGTCTACGCGGTGGGCCTGTACGCGGAGAAGACGTCGCAGAACGCGCAGGAGGTGATCGGGTCGGACCAGGTGAAGCGGGTGCGCATGGCGATGCTGCGGGACCTGGACAAGAAGACGATCACGGACGCGATCGTGGATGGCTTCAAGAAGAACGCGAAGGACAAGCTTCCGGCGCTGCAGCAGAGGCTGGACACCTTCGCGGCGGCGATTCCGGATCTGAAGAAGGGTGACGAGCTGGTGCTGACGTACGCGCCGGGCAAGGGAACGACCATCGAGAGCAAGGCGGGACAGAAGATCTCGGTGGAGGGGAAGGACTTCGCGGACGCGCTCTTCTCGGTGTGGCTGGGGCAGAGTCCGGTGGACGAGAGCCTGAAGGACGGGATGTTGGGCAAGGAGTAG
- a CDS encoding M13 family metallopeptidase → MRKALLAACCLLASACKTAEPAPQPPQPTPEQPAPAPEAKPLPPGLDGAAINDKADPCEDFYEYACGNWVKTAEIPADRPRWSRGFDTIAARNEDLLRDILEAAAKGKAPEGTPHARKLGDFYGACMDEAQLEASLPGLKAQLTKLTAVKNAKELAQVVGTLHAQSVFPLFRFGSNTDLKDATQVIGEVDQGGLGLPDRDYYVKDDEKSKALRAAYVEHMKNIFVLLGETPEQAAKSAASVMETETALAKGSMTRVERREPQKLYHRLERKGLKQTAPTFAWDVYFTAAGAKDVQPINVSHPPFFQEVDRLVKTLKPEAWKPYLTWHYVTSVTPALPKSFQEERFRFTAQNLTGAKEDTPRWKKCVRFTNGALGEALAVPFITQTFGEDGKKTTQQMVEEIEKAFERNLDTLAWMDAATREQALVKVRKIVNKIGYPDKGRNYDDVKVERGSFLGSLLNASAFEQARQLAKIGKPVDKTEWLMSAPTVNAYYNPPFNEIVFPAGILQPPFFNREASAAVNFGAMGMVVGHEITHGFDDEGRQYDAQGNLRDWWTPTSDKAFRERVACVKNQYDGYTAVDDVKLNGALTLGENVADLGGLKLAHAAMEAWLAKDADAAKKADGYRYTPSQQFFLGYAQSWCSKYREAFARQMAVLDPHSPPYWRVNGPVVNLPTFQKAFQCKEGSKMVSPAAQRCEVW, encoded by the coding sequence ATGAGAAAGGCATTGCTAGCCGCCTGCTGTCTCCTCGCGTCTGCCTGCAAGACGGCGGAGCCCGCGCCCCAGCCGCCGCAGCCGACGCCGGAGCAGCCGGCGCCAGCGCCGGAGGCGAAGCCGTTGCCGCCGGGGCTCGACGGAGCGGCGATCAACGACAAGGCGGATCCGTGCGAGGACTTCTACGAGTACGCGTGCGGCAACTGGGTGAAGACCGCGGAGATTCCGGCGGATCGCCCGCGCTGGTCGAGGGGCTTCGACACGATCGCCGCGCGCAACGAGGATCTGCTCCGGGACATCCTGGAGGCGGCGGCGAAGGGGAAGGCGCCGGAGGGGACGCCCCATGCGCGGAAGCTGGGTGACTTCTATGGCGCGTGCATGGACGAGGCGCAGCTCGAGGCGTCGCTGCCGGGGCTGAAGGCGCAGCTGACGAAGCTGACGGCGGTGAAGAACGCGAAGGAGCTGGCGCAGGTGGTGGGGACGCTGCACGCGCAGAGCGTGTTCCCGCTCTTCCGCTTCGGCTCCAACACGGACCTGAAGGACGCCACGCAGGTCATCGGCGAGGTGGACCAGGGAGGCCTGGGGCTGCCGGACCGTGACTACTACGTGAAGGACGACGAGAAGTCGAAGGCGCTGCGCGCGGCCTACGTCGAGCACATGAAGAACATCTTCGTGCTGCTGGGCGAGACGCCGGAGCAGGCGGCGAAGAGCGCGGCGTCGGTGATGGAGACGGAGACGGCGCTGGCGAAGGGCTCGATGACGCGGGTGGAGCGCAGGGAGCCGCAGAAGCTGTACCACCGGCTGGAGCGCAAGGGCCTGAAGCAGACGGCGCCCACCTTCGCGTGGGACGTGTACTTCACGGCCGCGGGGGCCAAGGACGTGCAGCCGATCAACGTCAGCCACCCGCCGTTCTTCCAGGAGGTGGACCGGCTGGTGAAGACGCTGAAGCCAGAGGCGTGGAAGCCGTACCTGACCTGGCACTACGTGACGAGCGTCACCCCGGCGTTGCCCAAGAGCTTCCAGGAAGAGCGCTTCCGCTTCACGGCGCAGAACCTGACGGGTGCCAAGGAGGACACGCCGCGCTGGAAGAAGTGCGTGCGCTTCACCAACGGTGCGCTGGGCGAGGCGCTGGCGGTGCCTTTCATCACGCAGACGTTCGGTGAGGACGGCAAGAAGACGACGCAGCAGATGGTGGAGGAGATCGAGAAGGCCTTCGAGCGCAACCTGGACACGCTGGCGTGGATGGACGCGGCCACGCGCGAGCAGGCGCTGGTGAAGGTGCGGAAGATCGTCAACAAGATTGGCTACCCGGACAAGGGGCGCAACTACGACGACGTGAAGGTGGAGCGGGGCTCGTTCCTGGGCTCGCTGCTGAACGCGTCGGCGTTCGAGCAGGCGCGGCAGCTGGCGAAGATTGGCAAGCCGGTGGACAAGACCGAGTGGCTCATGTCGGCGCCGACGGTGAACGCCTACTACAACCCGCCCTTCAACGAGATCGTCTTCCCGGCGGGCATCCTCCAGCCTCCGTTCTTCAACCGCGAGGCCTCGGCGGCGGTGAACTTCGGCGCGATGGGCATGGTGGTGGGGCATGAGATCACCCACGGCTTCGACGACGAGGGCCGCCAGTACGACGCGCAGGGCAACCTGAGGGACTGGTGGACGCCGACCTCGGACAAGGCCTTCCGCGAGCGCGTGGCGTGCGTGAAGAACCAGTACGACGGCTACACGGCGGTGGATGACGTGAAGCTGAACGGGGCGCTGACGCTCGGCGAGAACGTGGCGGACCTGGGTGGCCTGAAGCTGGCGCACGCGGCCATGGAGGCGTGGCTGGCGAAGGATGCGGACGCGGCGAAGAAGGCGGACGGCTACCGCTACACGCCGAGCCAGCAGTTCTTCCTCGGCTACGCGCAGTCGTGGTGCTCGAAGTACCGCGAGGCCTTCGCCCGGCAGATGGCGGTGCTGGATCCGCACTCGCCGCCGTACTGGCGCGTGAACGGGCCGGTGGTGAACCTGCCGACGTTCCAGAAGGCCTTCCAGTGCAAGGAGGGCTCGAAGATGGTGAGCCCGGCCGCGCAGCGCTGCGAGGTCTGGTAG
- a CDS encoding MSCRAMM family protein has product MRRWLGIGVALAVLAAVLGYASGTWTDRPASDLTEEETGRHEGARDTARHQRPVNALLEAPLPAPRGSLHIRGTVVGPQGEPVPGAVVVATSPTPDEALSELPCQCDNHCEQKLLQCGCGMAASQQAELVTVRRGEAPPLARTTSDARGHFSLEGLETGRYALWTESPFGTALRQDVGTGTEDVELRVGQGMTLSGHLTDEEGRPVPGTLVTAIFVEHSRFFDTLSDAEGRWRLGPLPEGEYNLVFAKEGFLHEHAMVRELSEREQPVTLLRPLRLAGQVTRGGKPVPGARVRAEGEHRKLDTPTNEQGRFSFEGLRPGWYEVGATFSGLDAAGQALLQPGVDDSELVLELGAGARVMGTVRDTSGRPISGARISMQSLVAEYGHPWRKTRTTSEGTYELGPIEPGKYHFRVEAPRYLNPPPVVKYVEGPTSQDFVLEEAAVVEGRVVGPRGEPLENVTLLLKDLGDEEVVRSSSEKDGTFALAAPKPGNYQLQADHGDFTPITRPVSAPSTGVQVVLSTGAEVVGAVVDETGAPVSRATVSIAPPEPEAGSRPERQTTTDEQGHFTLEGLLPGKYVLSARDTPSAEMRKVSRPVELVGTQSLQVRLQLPAGLPLAGIVVDGEGRPVPEARIRAYRLMEPGEEERAYYANGAEGPYTGADGRFQLRHLETRRYEVSAVKDGYVFDAKASGSTSSETGSSNDGIEVRAGATNLRLVLQQRGTIRGRVVRTDGTPVTRFQLNGVQMTHPQGIFTWPIDQSGTAKLDFTAPRLVGTTRELQVKEGEDTTLGEVVLETGRTLRGKVVDAATGGPVSGAMVGVSDTPVDTRELGSLREGDGAARTQGDGSFTLSGVEERPLTLTVVHPAYIQKRMALDSQRTEVTVSLDKGAILRGRVNLAEKRLYGIGIRSLDGSFEKHEPVAESAYEFRGLPAGSYIVRLNGRHIDRARTIHPQRVEIPTQGVVTLDFEEARAGTTLRLRLLGVDMKPYSFGLLLVDGSVPAPDSPEALQRMVVSAYWPSSSDEPGLFHFPFIPPGTYTLLLVRKTDQDVALHHEVLELPDPGEVSRDVTPRWERRPSRQLFGDRRP; this is encoded by the coding sequence ATGCGTCGGTGGCTGGGAATCGGTGTCGCGCTGGCCGTGCTGGCGGCCGTGCTCGGGTACGCGAGCGGCACGTGGACGGACAGGCCCGCGAGCGACCTGACGGAGGAGGAGACCGGGCGGCACGAGGGAGCACGGGACACCGCTCGACACCAGCGCCCGGTGAACGCGCTCCTCGAGGCGCCACTCCCCGCCCCTCGCGGAAGCCTCCACATCCGTGGCACCGTGGTGGGGCCCCAGGGCGAGCCCGTCCCCGGCGCGGTGGTGGTGGCCACCTCCCCCACCCCGGACGAGGCGCTCTCCGAGCTGCCCTGCCAGTGCGACAACCACTGCGAGCAGAAGCTGCTCCAGTGCGGCTGCGGCATGGCGGCCTCCCAACAGGCGGAGCTGGTGACGGTGCGGCGGGGAGAGGCGCCTCCCCTCGCACGCACCACCTCGGACGCGCGGGGCCACTTCTCCCTCGAGGGACTGGAGACGGGCCGCTATGCCCTCTGGACCGAGAGCCCCTTCGGCACCGCGCTCCGGCAGGACGTCGGGACGGGCACGGAGGACGTCGAGCTGCGGGTCGGCCAGGGAATGACGCTCTCGGGCCACCTCACCGACGAGGAGGGCCGGCCCGTCCCGGGGACGCTCGTCACCGCGATCTTCGTCGAGCACAGCCGCTTCTTCGACACACTCTCCGACGCGGAGGGCCGCTGGCGCCTCGGGCCACTGCCGGAGGGGGAGTACAACCTCGTCTTCGCCAAGGAAGGCTTCCTGCACGAACACGCGATGGTGCGCGAGCTCTCCGAGCGCGAGCAGCCCGTGACGCTCCTGCGGCCGCTGCGGCTCGCGGGCCAGGTGACGAGGGGTGGCAAGCCCGTGCCGGGCGCCCGGGTGCGCGCCGAGGGCGAGCACCGCAAGCTCGACACCCCCACGAACGAACAGGGCCGCTTCTCCTTCGAGGGCCTGCGCCCGGGTTGGTATGAGGTGGGTGCCACCTTCTCGGGACTGGATGCGGCCGGGCAGGCGTTGCTCCAACCCGGCGTGGACGACTCGGAGCTCGTGCTGGAGCTCGGGGCGGGCGCTCGGGTGATGGGGACGGTGCGAGACACATCCGGCCGGCCCATTTCCGGAGCCAGGATCTCGATGCAGTCCCTCGTCGCTGAATACGGGCACCCGTGGAGGAAGACCCGGACGACTTCGGAGGGCACCTATGAGCTCGGCCCCATCGAGCCAGGGAAGTACCATTTCAGGGTGGAAGCGCCGCGGTACCTGAACCCGCCGCCCGTGGTGAAGTACGTGGAGGGGCCCACCTCCCAGGACTTCGTCCTCGAGGAAGCCGCCGTGGTCGAGGGCCGGGTGGTGGGACCCCGTGGCGAGCCCCTCGAGAACGTGACGCTCCTGCTGAAGGACCTCGGCGACGAGGAAGTCGTCCGGTCCTCCAGCGAGAAGGATGGCACGTTCGCGCTCGCGGCACCGAAGCCCGGCAACTACCAGCTCCAGGCCGATCATGGGGACTTCACGCCCATCACGCGGCCCGTGTCGGCACCATCGACTGGAGTCCAGGTCGTGCTGTCCACGGGCGCGGAGGTGGTGGGCGCGGTGGTGGATGAGACAGGGGCGCCCGTCTCACGAGCGACGGTCTCGATAGCGCCGCCCGAGCCAGAAGCCGGCTCGAGGCCGGAGAGGCAGACCACCACGGACGAGCAGGGACACTTCACCCTCGAGGGGTTGCTACCCGGAAAGTACGTCCTCTCCGCCCGGGATACACCGAGCGCGGAAATGCGAAAGGTCTCCCGGCCCGTCGAGCTCGTGGGAACGCAATCGCTCCAGGTGCGGCTCCAGCTCCCCGCGGGGCTACCGCTGGCGGGCATCGTCGTCGATGGCGAGGGCAGACCCGTTCCCGAGGCCCGCATCCGAGCCTATCGACTGATGGAGCCGGGGGAGGAGGAAAGGGCGTACTACGCGAACGGGGCGGAGGGCCCCTACACGGGGGCCGACGGGCGCTTCCAGCTGCGACACCTCGAGACCCGGCGTTACGAGGTGAGCGCCGTGAAGGATGGGTATGTCTTCGATGCGAAGGCGAGCGGGAGCACGAGCTCGGAGACCGGAAGCAGCAATGACGGTATCGAGGTCCGGGCGGGTGCCACGAACCTGCGTCTCGTCCTCCAACAGCGAGGCACCATCCGCGGACGCGTGGTGCGCACCGACGGCACGCCCGTCACGCGCTTCCAGCTCAATGGCGTCCAGATGACGCACCCCCAGGGAATCTTCACCTGGCCCATCGACCAGAGCGGAACGGCGAAGCTCGACTTCACCGCTCCGCGCCTCGTGGGAACCACTCGCGAGCTCCAGGTGAAGGAGGGAGAGGACACCACGCTCGGCGAGGTGGTGCTCGAGACCGGCCGCACCCTCCGGGGCAAGGTGGTGGATGCGGCCACCGGCGGCCCCGTCTCCGGAGCGATGGTGGGCGTGAGCGACACTCCGGTGGACACACGGGAGCTCGGCTCCCTCCGCGAGGGGGACGGCGCGGCGCGGACCCAGGGCGACGGCTCCTTCACCCTCTCGGGTGTCGAGGAGCGCCCCCTCACACTCACCGTGGTGCATCCGGCGTACATCCAGAAGCGGATGGCGCTCGATTCCCAGCGGACGGAGGTGACGGTGTCGCTCGACAAGGGAGCCATCCTCCGGGGAAGGGTGAACCTGGCGGAAAAGCGCTTGTACGGCATCGGCATCCGCTCGCTGGATGGGTCCTTCGAGAAGCACGAGCCCGTCGCCGAAAGCGCCTACGAATTCCGTGGCCTGCCCGCGGGCAGCTACATCGTGCGGCTCAACGGCAGGCACATCGACCGAGCGCGGACGATCCATCCCCAACGCGTGGAGATTCCCACCCAGGGCGTGGTGACGCTCGATTTCGAGGAAGCCCGGGCCGGCACCACACTGAGGCTGAGGCTGCTCGGGGTCGACATGAAGCCCTACTCCTTCGGTCTCCTCCTCGTCGATGGAAGCGTCCCGGCGCCGGACTCACCTGAAGCCTTGCAGCGGATGGTGGTGTCGGCCTACTGGCCCTCGTCCTCGGACGAACCGGGCCTCTTCCACTTCCCCTTCATCCCGCCGGGGACCTACACCCTCCTCCTGGTGCGCAAGACTGACCAGGACGTCGCTCTGCACCACGAGGTACTGGAGTTGCCCGACCCGGGCGAGGTGTCACGCGATGTGACTCCCCGGTGGGAGCGCCGTCCGAGCCGGCAGCTCTTTGGCGACAGACGTCCCTGA
- a CDS encoding PA0069 family radical SAM protein produces MKPRPVSNPPNPWDTTAVEYLEEIPPAKLEVLEDHSREVLGRNDSPDVGFTWSVNPYRGCLHACAYCYARPYHEYLGFGAGTDFETKLVVKPKAAELLRAAFERKSWKGESVAFSGVTDCYQPLEASLRLTRACLEVCAEYRNPVGIITKGPLIERDLDVLTTLAQEARLSVYITLPFHDEQVARAMEPYVATPRRRLQTVERLAAAGITVGVAVAPVIPGLNDEDMVRVLTAAREAGATRAFYTLLRLPGPVQAVFEERLREKLPLRAERVLHRIRETRGGELNDARFRVRMRGEGLYADTIHKLFHTTARRVGLNTTWSMEEEEKESPFRRPMKPGTQLSFF; encoded by the coding sequence GTGAAACCCCGTCCCGTCTCCAATCCGCCCAACCCCTGGGACACCACCGCGGTGGAGTACCTGGAGGAGATTCCTCCCGCGAAGCTGGAAGTGCTGGAGGACCACAGCCGCGAGGTGCTGGGGCGCAACGACAGCCCGGACGTCGGCTTCACCTGGAGCGTCAATCCCTACCGGGGCTGCCTCCATGCGTGCGCGTACTGCTACGCGCGGCCCTACCATGAGTATCTCGGCTTCGGCGCCGGCACGGACTTCGAGACGAAGCTGGTGGTGAAGCCCAAGGCCGCGGAGCTGCTGCGCGCCGCCTTCGAGCGCAAGAGCTGGAAGGGCGAGTCGGTCGCCTTCAGCGGCGTCACGGACTGCTACCAGCCGCTCGAGGCCTCGCTGCGTCTCACGCGGGCCTGCCTGGAGGTGTGCGCCGAGTACCGCAACCCGGTGGGCATCATCACCAAGGGCCCCCTCATCGAGAGGGACCTGGACGTGCTGACGACGCTCGCGCAGGAGGCGCGGCTGTCGGTGTACATCACCCTGCCCTTCCACGACGAGCAGGTGGCCCGCGCCATGGAGCCGTACGTGGCCACGCCCCGAAGGCGCCTGCAGACCGTCGAGCGGCTGGCGGCGGCGGGCATCACCGTGGGAGTGGCGGTGGCGCCCGTCATCCCCGGGCTGAACGACGAGGACATGGTGCGAGTCCTCACCGCGGCGCGCGAGGCCGGAGCCACGCGGGCCTTCTACACGCTGCTGCGGCTGCCGGGCCCGGTACAGGCCGTCTTCGAGGAGCGCCTGCGCGAGAAGCTCCCGCTGCGAGCCGAACGCGTGCTGCACCGCATCCGCGAGACGCGCGGGGGCGAGCTCAATGATGCGCGCTTCCGCGTCCGCATGCGCGGCGAGGGCCTCTACGCGGACACCATCCACAAGCTCTTCCACACCACCGCGCGCCGAGTGGGGCTGAACACCACGTGGAGCATGGAGGAAGAGGAGAAGGAGAGCCCCTTCCGCCGCCCCATGAAGCCGGGCACCCAGCTCAGTTTCTTCTGA
- a CDS encoding L,D-transpeptidase family protein has protein sequence MRSWLVLLCGLLLGTPVLAKGGAPPSFESAVHARAEEEPRAMSQALLRFYETRGFQPAWFSYDGAVRPQAGQFLAALREAESEGLWPERYHRSALDDALRRLALEGEPEDSWMEVELRLTSSFISYASHLLSGQVSSRRGPWRTKPPGAVVLAAVMEGALASGDLCATLRSFSPTHEGFVRLREALARYRAIAAAGGWPLVPEGGPLEPGMKDPRVAVLRERLRVTGDLPPAPEERLLYPGAPGVSSVVLVGDLVRAAMEVAPESPRTPVPEDLYDAKLEEAVKSFQRRQGLEADGKVGGETLKALRVPVEERIAQLLVNLERWRWAPRELEPRYVMVNLPAFELEAVERGHTVLRMPVIIGEPDWSTPLLADEVEYLVLHPEWNVPGKITQEEVLPKLREDAGAAETLGLTVIDKATGQAVDARSVDWNALGEGPLTYRFAQAPGESNPLGQVKFIFPNPYSIYLHDTPNPALFTKANRAFSHGCVRVSEPAKLADFMLRGHEGWTEASLAAEMEKAGAPRRVELPAPVPVYLLYWTAFVDAEGRVAFRRDIYERDLEVRRALAMNPVPTTRG, from the coding sequence ATGCGCTCCTGGCTCGTCCTGCTGTGCGGCTTGCTTCTCGGGACTCCCGTGCTCGCGAAGGGCGGTGCGCCTCCGTCCTTCGAGTCCGCGGTCCACGCCCGGGCCGAGGAGGAGCCGAGGGCCATGTCCCAGGCCCTGCTGCGCTTCTACGAGACCCGGGGCTTCCAACCGGCGTGGTTTTCCTATGACGGCGCGGTGCGGCCGCAGGCGGGCCAGTTCCTCGCGGCGCTCCGCGAGGCGGAGTCGGAGGGCCTGTGGCCGGAGCGCTACCACCGCTCGGCGCTCGACGACGCCTTGCGACGGCTGGCGCTCGAGGGTGAGCCGGAGGACTCGTGGATGGAAGTGGAGTTGCGGCTCACGTCGAGCTTCATCTCCTACGCCTCGCATCTCCTGTCCGGGCAGGTGTCCTCGCGGCGCGGCCCGTGGCGGACGAAGCCGCCGGGCGCGGTGGTGCTGGCGGCGGTGATGGAAGGAGCGCTCGCCAGTGGCGATCTGTGCGCGACGCTGCGGAGCTTCTCCCCGACGCACGAGGGCTTCGTGCGGCTTCGCGAGGCGCTCGCCCGCTACCGCGCCATCGCCGCCGCCGGAGGCTGGCCGCTGGTGCCGGAGGGCGGGCCGCTCGAGCCGGGGATGAAGGATCCGCGCGTGGCGGTGCTGCGCGAGCGGCTGCGTGTCACGGGAGATCTGCCGCCTGCTCCAGAGGAGCGGTTGCTCTACCCGGGGGCTCCGGGCGTGAGCTCCGTGGTGCTGGTGGGGGACCTCGTCCGCGCGGCGATGGAGGTGGCTCCGGAGTCCCCGCGGACGCCGGTACCGGAGGACCTCTACGACGCGAAGCTGGAGGAGGCGGTGAAGAGCTTCCAGCGCAGGCAGGGGCTGGAGGCGGACGGGAAGGTGGGCGGGGAGACGCTGAAGGCACTGCGGGTGCCGGTGGAGGAGCGCATCGCGCAGCTGCTGGTGAACCTGGAGCGCTGGCGCTGGGCACCGAGGGAGCTCGAGCCCCGGTACGTGATGGTGAACCTGCCGGCCTTCGAGCTGGAGGCGGTGGAGCGGGGGCACACGGTGCTGCGGATGCCGGTCATCATCGGAGAGCCGGACTGGAGCACGCCGCTCCTGGCGGACGAGGTGGAGTACCTGGTGCTCCACCCGGAGTGGAACGTGCCGGGGAAGATCACCCAGGAGGAGGTGCTGCCGAAGCTGCGGGAGGACGCGGGCGCGGCCGAGACGCTCGGGTTGACGGTGATCGACAAGGCCACGGGGCAGGCGGTGGACGCGAGGTCGGTGGACTGGAACGCCCTGGGGGAAGGCCCGTTGACCTACCGCTTCGCGCAGGCCCCCGGGGAGTCCAACCCGCTGGGCCAGGTGAAGTTCATCTTCCCCAACCCGTATTCCATCTACCTGCACGACACGCCGAACCCGGCGCTCTTCACGAAAGCGAACCGGGCCTTCAGCCACGGCTGCGTCCGGGTGTCCGAGCCGGCGAAGCTCGCGGACTTCATGCTGCGGGGCCACGAGGGGTGGACGGAGGCGTCGCTGGCGGCGGAGATGGAGAAGGCCGGAGCGCCCCGGCGGGTGGAGCTGCCCGCGCCGGTGCCGGTGTACCTGCTCTACTGGACGGCCTTCGTGGACGCGGAGGGCCGGGTGGCGTTCCGGCGGGACATCTACGAGCGCGACCTGGAGGTGAGGCGGGCGCTGGCGATGAATCCGGTGCCCACCACGCGCGGTTAG